A stretch of Mucilaginibacter terrae DNA encodes these proteins:
- a CDS encoding SDR family oxidoreductase, with protein sequence MNLSLENKVIIVSGGAKGIGKGISQVLAGEGAIPVIVGRNEVDNRDTIAEIEAEGGRAFQVVAELNRPESCKSVIESILQRFGRIEGLVNNAGLNDGVGLEKGTYEGFISSLHNNLVHYYLLAHYALPELKKNKGSIVNIGSKTAETGQGETSGYAAANGGRNALTREWAVELLKYDIRVNAVVVAECWTPQYESWLNSMLHPELKLKEITMKIPLQQRMTSSEEIANMVAFLLSNKSSHTTGQIIHVDGGYVHLDRALIMKKTD encoded by the coding sequence ATGAATTTATCACTCGAAAATAAAGTAATAATTGTCAGCGGGGGAGCTAAGGGCATTGGTAAAGGCATAAGCCAGGTTTTAGCAGGTGAGGGAGCAATACCCGTAATTGTAGGTAGAAACGAAGTCGATAACCGCGATACAATTGCCGAAATAGAGGCTGAAGGTGGCAGGGCTTTTCAGGTTGTTGCCGAACTGAACCGGCCTGAATCCTGCAAAAGTGTTATAGAAAGCATTTTGCAACGCTTCGGGCGTATAGAGGGCCTGGTAAACAATGCCGGTTTAAATGATGGTGTAGGACTTGAAAAAGGCACTTACGAAGGGTTTATAAGCTCGTTACACAATAACCTTGTGCATTATTACTTGTTAGCTCATTATGCCTTACCCGAATTAAAAAAAAACAAAGGCTCCATTGTTAACATCGGCTCAAAAACTGCTGAAACCGGTCAAGGTGAAACTTCAGGTTATGCAGCAGCCAATGGCGGCCGTAACGCCCTTACGCGCGAATGGGCCGTTGAGCTGCTCAAATATGATATAAGGGTTAATGCAGTTGTTGTAGCCGAATGTTGGACGCCACAATACGAGAGTTGGTTGAACTCTATGCTCCATCCCGAACTTAAATTGAAAGAAATTACCATGAAGATCCCTTTACAACAACGCATGACGAGCTCCGAGGAAATCGCTAATATGGTTGCGTTTTTACTCTCCAACAAATCAAGCCACACTACCGGACAGATAATTCATGTTGATGGTGGCTATGTACACCTCGACAGGGCTTTGATCATGAAAAAAACTGATTAG
- a CDS encoding SusC/RagA family TonB-linked outer membrane protein, translated as MRIFRPEKKLGCYVLFLLLSLCPTLLLAQQTVTGKVVDAKTKEAIIGAVIKVKDSTQGTVTDVNGQFKIQAGNGGILIISYVGYLSQQVTINGPTANVSLETDAKNLSDVVVIGYGTQKRSDLTGAVASVSTEQLTKTAKSSAIGSMQGIVPGANIIRNNNKPGGGFTVDIRGVHSITGSNAPLVVIDGVPGADLEKINPADIEKIDVLKDASATAIYGSRGANGVFIVTTKRGQTGKPKISYNGYYGVRNYTNKPQMMNVDEFAQLAREAARATNNNVYKPDDQVFTDPSELQAVKTHQGFDWINAVSNPAPQTSHTLSATGGNEEIRYTLSGGYYYEKGMLYPQSYTRYNLRASLDIKATQALSFGGSMYFTNEKRALGNNDLLQDMFRLRPTQFPNSLVTGAPAFQYSSNGLFNALVTSQNVFNDVKSNNLLGNIYVALRPVKGLEIKSTFSPYFTNAATGNYTGVFSKALQGTAAGATASYAKANVGNWVFDNIINYKWSKDIHQLEVTGVYSLQRNQSDNLNAASRDLTFNSLYYNLQGGTMTSFGSSYTQSQLASYLGRVNYTLNSKYLLTASARYDGSSKLAAGHKWVLFPSAALAWRASEEKFLKSISWLDNLKVRLGYGVIGNDSVDPYQSTQLISSPTYYSFGSDVIGNSPGNLPNPNLSWEKTYEVNLGLDFGIFKNRISGSIELYNRLTKDLIMPSAIPITTGYSSLAAANVGSARNKGIEFSLTTVNVQGKDLRWSTTFSAAYNRNKIVDLGFKEDLGKYSPQLAGIMGDYGNKWFIGQPIRSNWNLQTIGIWQLDQATEAAKYGQKPGQFRVRDFDNDGVINQDKDRFLDGKRTPDWTGGVYTNLQYKSFDLSAQGYFQTGARDRNQFYVSYQLENNNGALNNQVKDYWTPENPSNSMGQPSNMGIYRDVNQSSNGNLISVSHVVQKTDFFKVQYINLGYHFPTSLTSKLKISNLRVYGTVQNPFTFSSWKGFDPEQANVSIASTDLITRNFLFGIDVTF; from the coding sequence ATGAGAATTTTTAGACCTGAAAAAAAACTAGGTTGCTACGTTTTATTTCTACTGCTATCCCTTTGCCCTACTTTGCTGCTAGCGCAACAAACGGTAACGGGAAAAGTGGTTGATGCAAAAACTAAAGAAGCTATTATCGGTGCAGTTATTAAGGTAAAAGACTCCACCCAGGGTACTGTAACAGACGTGAATGGTCAATTTAAAATCCAGGCAGGCAACGGTGGGATTTTGATCATCAGTTACGTGGGCTACTTAAGTCAGCAGGTCACGATCAACGGACCGACTGCGAATGTTAGCCTGGAAACAGATGCAAAAAATCTGAGCGACGTGGTAGTGATCGGTTACGGAACTCAAAAAAGGTCGGATTTAACAGGAGCCGTTGCCAGTGTTTCCACTGAACAATTAACAAAAACTGCTAAAAGTAGCGCCATCGGATCCATGCAGGGCATTGTTCCCGGAGCAAATATCATTCGAAACAACAATAAACCCGGTGGCGGCTTTACAGTAGACATCAGAGGGGTTCATTCCATTACCGGATCAAATGCTCCACTGGTCGTCATCGATGGAGTACCCGGTGCAGACCTCGAAAAGATCAATCCTGCTGATATTGAAAAGATCGATGTACTTAAAGATGCTTCCGCTACTGCTATTTACGGATCGAGAGGTGCAAACGGTGTGTTCATAGTGACAACTAAAAGAGGGCAAACCGGTAAACCAAAAATCTCCTATAACGGCTATTATGGCGTGAGGAACTATACAAACAAACCTCAAATGATGAATGTGGATGAGTTTGCGCAGCTTGCAAGAGAAGCCGCGCGGGCGACCAATAATAATGTATACAAGCCAGACGATCAGGTATTCACTGACCCATCAGAACTTCAGGCAGTAAAGACACACCAAGGCTTTGATTGGATAAACGCCGTATCAAACCCTGCACCTCAGACAAGTCATACACTTTCCGCCACCGGTGGCAATGAAGAAATACGATATACTTTATCGGGTGGCTACTATTATGAGAAGGGTATGCTGTATCCACAATCCTATACAAGATATAATCTCCGGGCTTCGTTAGACATCAAGGCGACGCAAGCTTTAAGTTTTGGGGGAAGCATGTACTTCACCAATGAAAAGCGTGCTTTGGGTAACAATGACCTTTTACAAGACATGTTCCGCCTGCGTCCTACCCAATTTCCCAATAGTTTAGTAACCGGCGCACCGGCCTTTCAATATTCATCGAATGGTCTGTTTAATGCGCTGGTTACAAGTCAAAACGTATTTAATGACGTTAAATCAAATAATCTTTTAGGCAACATTTACGTTGCCTTACGGCCGGTAAAGGGTCTGGAAATCAAATCCACGTTCTCTCCTTACTTTACTAATGCGGCGACCGGCAATTATACCGGCGTATTCTCTAAGGCACTCCAGGGAACAGCCGCCGGCGCGACAGCCTCGTACGCGAAAGCAAATGTAGGAAACTGGGTATTTGATAATATTATCAATTATAAATGGAGCAAAGACATCCATCAACTGGAGGTAACGGGTGTATACTCATTGCAAAGAAACCAATCAGATAATTTAAATGCTGCTTCAAGAGATCTAACCTTCAATTCGCTGTATTACAACTTGCAGGGTGGCACAATGACCAGTTTCGGCTCAAGCTACACACAATCGCAATTAGCATCTTATCTTGGAAGGGTCAATTACACGCTGAATAGTAAATATCTGTTAACAGCTAGTGCACGTTATGATGGTTCATCGAAATTGGCAGCCGGGCATAAATGGGTATTATTTCCGTCTGCTGCATTAGCGTGGCGTGCCAGCGAAGAGAAATTTTTAAAGAGTATTTCATGGTTGGATAATTTAAAGGTGCGTTTAGGTTATGGTGTTATTGGCAACGATTCTGTCGACCCCTACCAATCTACGCAACTGATATCCTCCCCTACCTATTATTCTTTTGGATCTGATGTTATCGGAAATTCTCCGGGCAATCTTCCAAACCCCAATTTAAGCTGGGAGAAAACTTATGAAGTCAATTTAGGCTTGGATTTTGGAATTTTTAAAAACAGGATCTCGGGTAGCATCGAGCTCTATAACAGGTTGACCAAGGACCTGATCATGCCATCCGCTATTCCTATTACGACCGGTTATTCGTCGCTGGCAGCAGCGAACGTAGGCTCTGCACGAAATAAAGGCATCGAATTTTCATTGACCACAGTGAATGTGCAGGGTAAAGATCTTCGATGGTCAACAACCTTTTCTGCAGCCTACAACAGGAATAAAATCGTAGATCTTGGGTTTAAGGAAGACCTGGGCAAATATTCCCCTCAATTAGCAGGCATCATGGGAGATTATGGCAACAAGTGGTTTATCGGCCAACCGATCCGTTCCAACTGGAACTTACAAACGATCGGAATCTGGCAACTGGACCAGGCCACGGAAGCAGCCAAATACGGCCAGAAACCTGGTCAGTTTCGTGTCAGAGATTTTGACAATGACGGCGTTATCAACCAAGACAAGGACAGATTCCTTGATGGAAAACGCACACCGGACTGGACAGGCGGGGTTTATACCAACCTTCAATACAAAAGTTTTGACCTATCTGCTCAAGGGTATTTTCAAACAGGCGCAAGAGACAGGAACCAGTTCTATGTATCGTACCAATTAGAAAATAATAACGGTGCATTAAACAACCAAGTTAAAGATTATTGGACACCGGAAAACCCGAGCAATTCTATGGGGCAGCCATCCAATATGGGTATATATCGCGATGTTAATCAAAGTTCAAATGGCAACTTGATCAGTGTGTCACATGTAGTACAAAAAACTGACTTTTTCAAAGTCCAGTATATCAACCTTGGCTACCACTTTCCGACGTCGCTCACGAGCAAATTAAAAATCAGCAATTTGAGGGTATATGGTACCGTGCAAAACCCGTTCACGTTTTCATCGTGGAAGGGATTCGATCCTGAACAGGCCAATGTGAGTATTGCATCAACAGACCTGATTACCAGAAACTTTCTATTCGGCATTGATGTGACATTTTAA
- a CDS encoding ROK family protein → MRKNGRFILSADIGGSHITAAVIDMDLKQVLESTLIRSPVNSHASHSEILEQWISCLQMVQQLSGSDLDHLAIAMPGPFDYEAGVSLITGLDKYEALYQINVREHLATALNFLQEEIFFVNDAEAFLHGEVISGAAAGQQRVVGFTLGTGMGSATSHNGKTADANWGSLPFRQSIADDYFSSRWFLSASRRQGLHDFENVRDMVRSLHSRPVIEAIFDEFADNFATFIKSRISYNLPECIVIGGNIAKSHHLFLPQIVSAIQQSYPEILIRPATLGDNAALIGAAFCCERAEKT, encoded by the coding sequence ATGAGAAAAAATGGCCGATTTATTTTAAGTGCCGATATAGGTGGCTCACATATAACAGCTGCTGTGATCGACATGGATTTGAAGCAAGTATTGGAATCAACTTTGATCCGCTCGCCAGTGAATTCCCATGCCTCTCATTCCGAAATTTTAGAACAGTGGATCTCGTGCCTGCAAATGGTTCAACAACTTTCCGGCAGCGATCTGGATCATCTGGCGATCGCCATGCCTGGGCCGTTTGATTATGAAGCGGGCGTTTCCCTTATAACAGGACTGGACAAATACGAAGCGCTCTATCAGATAAATGTTAGGGAGCATCTGGCCACTGCACTCAATTTTTTACAGGAAGAAATATTTTTTGTAAATGATGCCGAAGCATTTTTGCATGGTGAAGTCATTAGTGGCGCAGCGGCCGGTCAACAGCGTGTAGTAGGTTTTACCTTAGGTACAGGTATGGGCTCTGCAACCAGCCATAACGGTAAAACAGCCGATGCAAACTGGGGAAGTTTACCTTTCAGACAAAGTATTGCAGATGATTACTTTTCCTCTCGCTGGTTTCTTTCGGCAAGCCGCAGGCAAGGCCTCCATGACTTCGAAAATGTCAGGGATATGGTCCGCTCATTGCATTCACGGCCCGTAATTGAGGCTATTTTCGATGAATTCGCGGATAACTTTGCTACGTTTATCAAAAGCCGAATAAGTTACAATCTACCGGAATGTATTGTTATCGGTGGCAATATTGCCAAATCACATCATCTCTTTTTGCCCCAAATTGTCTCTGCTATCCAGCAATCCTATCCCGAGATTTTGATTCGCCCTGCCACTTTGGGTGACAATGCAGCGCTTATTGGAGCGGCATTTTGTTGCGAAAGGGCTGAAAAGACTTAA
- a CDS encoding glycoside hydrolase family 97 protein — protein sequence MRIVKIFFIALLFHSVSSKGQNIVKGSEGIIQSPDKKLTVRFYQKASPTGQKTLFYKVDFDQKNVINESELDLQLNNRLSEQAMALPVDKHTKWFENLTVQKLTTLNKDTSWTPLYGERSVIRDHFNALRVELQKDDNTIYNINVEIRAYNEGVAIRYDFPVNPKGSYYSITSENTEFSLPAGTLGWHAAWAQAPYHLVPLKNWKEESERPLTLKLPNGLYVALAEAQMVDFARGKFKLSPSKENTIVTSMDSKADLISPCKTPWRVIMIAEKPGILIENSHLMLNLNTPNQIKAPDWIKPGKIMRVAALTSADAYANIDFAVQHHLQYILFDCCWYGDPLSFSSDATKVGIPNFDLQSIIKYAKQKGVGIWLYVNQQALVAQSDSLFSVYHKWGIKGVKFGFVQVGSHRWTTWLEKAIQQAAANEIMVNIHDDWRPTGEQRTWPNLMTAEGIRGNEEMPDATHNTILPFTRYLAGAADYTICYYNKRIQTTHAHQLAMAAVYYSPIQTMFWYDKPSQYQGEPELEFWEKIPTSWDETRVLHGEPGEYISTARRRGDEWFVGTMTNNNARTLPLSLNFLPKGKTYLATIYSDDVTVKTNTHVSVKKMKVTSATVMNIKLLASGGEAMYLTPVK from the coding sequence ATGCGAATCGTCAAAATATTTTTCATAGCACTGCTTTTTCATTCTGTTTCATCAAAAGGACAAAATATTGTAAAAGGTAGTGAGGGAATAATTCAATCGCCTGACAAAAAGCTTACTGTCAGATTTTACCAGAAGGCCTCTCCTACCGGTCAGAAAACATTGTTTTACAAGGTGGACTTCGATCAAAAGAACGTTATCAATGAGTCCGAACTTGATCTACAATTAAATAACCGTCTTTCAGAGCAGGCTATGGCGCTTCCGGTTGACAAGCATACGAAATGGTTTGAAAACCTAACAGTGCAAAAGCTCACTACCCTGAATAAGGATACATCATGGACGCCGCTTTACGGCGAACGGTCTGTTATTCGTGACCATTTTAATGCCCTACGGGTCGAACTTCAAAAAGATGATAACACGATTTACAACATCAATGTAGAGATCCGTGCATACAATGAAGGTGTAGCGATCCGTTATGATTTTCCGGTAAATCCAAAGGGCAGTTATTATAGCATAACTTCGGAGAATACAGAGTTCTCGCTACCGGCAGGCACCCTTGGATGGCATGCAGCCTGGGCTCAGGCACCTTACCATCTGGTGCCGTTAAAAAACTGGAAGGAAGAAAGTGAACGCCCGCTCACGCTGAAATTGCCAAACGGTTTGTATGTTGCTTTAGCTGAGGCCCAAATGGTCGACTTTGCACGTGGTAAATTCAAGCTAAGCCCTTCAAAGGAAAATACCATCGTCACTTCCATGGATTCTAAAGCAGATCTTATATCTCCCTGTAAAACACCATGGCGGGTGATAATGATCGCAGAAAAACCGGGTATTCTGATCGAAAATAGCCACCTGATGTTAAATTTAAATACGCCCAATCAGATAAAAGCACCTGACTGGATCAAACCAGGTAAAATCATGCGCGTGGCCGCACTCACGAGTGCAGATGCCTACGCCAATATTGATTTCGCTGTTCAGCACCATCTGCAATATATCTTATTCGACTGCTGCTGGTATGGTGATCCACTCTCATTTTCTTCCGATGCGACCAAGGTGGGTATCCCAAATTTCGATTTGCAGTCGATCATAAAATATGCAAAGCAAAAAGGCGTTGGGATTTGGCTTTATGTAAATCAACAGGCTCTGGTAGCGCAGAGTGACAGCCTCTTCTCCGTTTATCATAAATGGGGAATCAAAGGGGTAAAATTCGGCTTTGTCCAAGTCGGTTCACATCGGTGGACAACATGGTTAGAAAAAGCTATTCAACAAGCAGCTGCGAACGAGATAATGGTTAACATCCATGATGACTGGAGGCCTACAGGTGAACAGCGGACCTGGCCTAACCTCATGACAGCAGAAGGGATTAGGGGTAACGAAGAAATGCCCGATGCCACACATAACACCATATTACCATTTACCCGATATTTAGCCGGGGCCGCTGATTATACCATCTGCTATTATAATAAACGGATCCAAACCACCCATGCGCATCAATTAGCCATGGCAGCCGTTTATTATAGCCCCATCCAGACGATGTTCTGGTATGACAAACCGAGTCAGTACCAAGGAGAGCCGGAATTAGAATTTTGGGAAAAGATCCCCACATCATGGGACGAAACCCGCGTATTACACGGGGAGCCAGGTGAATATATCAGCACAGCAAGAAGAAGGGGGGATGAATGGTTTGTGGGCACTATGACCAATAACAATGCACGGACGCTTCCGCTATCCCTTAACTTTCTACCAAAGGGAAAAACATACCTCGCGACCATTTATTCGGATGATGTTACTGTTAAGACGAATACCCATGTCAGCGTAAAGAAGATGAAAGTAACCTCTGCGACCGTGATGAATATCAAGTTGCTTGCCTCGGGTGGCGAAGCCATGTACCTCACACCTGTTAAGTAA
- a CDS encoding RagB/SusD family nutrient uptake outer membrane protein yields the protein MKKKYQHLIIALLVLSGAISSCKKSFLDETNYSRLSVTQYASTKSGFEGLVISAYSGLRSIYNSKSYQSVTELGTDIVTQNFSGAVNPLNQYTVNFDSNNSDIYGYWSALYVALKNINAVLDRAPNVMLNTASPEGIDPAVLAMRVGEAKALRAMILFEIIRNWGKAPLILKETVEPTREATLSDGAAFYTQIIKDLTEAIAVLPQKQSGANYGRFSAAAAKHLRALVYLTRGYQNYGSNDDFNSAYNDAVDVINTSGHALQADFAAVHRQTNETNNEIIFSVGFSTSANNNTNAWPTWYLFPYREGYTGLSKSAIYGNDNVAGIPTKLAYLLFDWQKDRRAEVTFMSPLNGNTATSIDGKSTGKNWFQATIAASVVINGKTIPIPVGDTALYFPTPTDNQYRIWSDGQKSNVRYKVFNYPTGDPADFSQDDYYKSAYQTTNSTTRTWLPVWKFKDANTVYNENNSASGTRDIYIYRLAETYLIAAEAAVKKGDNANALTYLNRIRARAEKVAGALQKNETVTLDDILDERAKELFGEVPRWNDLQRTGKLSERVLKYNWDVTHITGGVQTLMTPGNAKFNLRPLPIQWINLLTNKEGVQQNPGW from the coding sequence ATGAAAAAGAAATATCAACATTTAATTATAGCATTGCTTGTACTATCAGGCGCCATATCGTCCTGCAAAAAAAGCTTCCTTGACGAAACCAATTATTCGCGGCTTTCTGTTACACAATATGCTTCAACAAAAAGCGGATTTGAAGGCTTGGTAATAAGCGCATATTCCGGCTTAAGAAGCATTTATAACAGTAAATCTTATCAAAGCGTAACCGAGCTTGGAACGGACATCGTTACCCAGAATTTCTCCGGAGCGGTCAACCCATTAAACCAATATACGGTTAATTTCGACTCCAATAATTCGGATATCTACGGTTATTGGTCGGCATTGTACGTAGCGCTTAAAAACATTAATGCTGTGCTTGACAGGGCACCTAATGTGATGCTAAACACCGCATCCCCGGAGGGCATTGATCCTGCAGTGCTTGCAATGCGCGTAGGTGAAGCAAAGGCGTTGCGTGCCATGATCCTATTCGAAATCATCAGGAATTGGGGAAAAGCACCTTTAATACTTAAGGAAACCGTTGAACCAACGAGAGAAGCGACCTTAAGCGACGGGGCAGCATTCTATACCCAAATCATAAAGGATCTGACAGAAGCCATAGCTGTCCTTCCACAAAAACAAAGCGGGGCTAACTATGGCAGATTCAGTGCAGCGGCTGCAAAGCATTTACGTGCATTAGTTTATCTCACCAGAGGTTATCAAAACTATGGCTCCAATGATGATTTCAACAGTGCTTATAATGATGCTGTTGACGTGATCAATACTTCAGGACACGCCCTGCAAGCTGATTTTGCCGCTGTTCATCGTCAGACGAACGAGACCAATAACGAGATCATTTTTTCTGTCGGCTTTTCTACTTCTGCTAATAATAATACCAACGCGTGGCCAACCTGGTATCTTTTTCCTTACCGGGAAGGATACACGGGGTTATCAAAAAGTGCCATTTATGGCAATGATAATGTCGCCGGTATACCTACCAAGTTGGCATACCTGTTGTTTGATTGGCAAAAGGACAGGCGTGCCGAAGTAACGTTCATGAGTCCTTTAAATGGAAATACAGCTACTTCAATTGACGGTAAGAGTACCGGTAAAAATTGGTTTCAAGCTACTATTGCTGCTTCGGTTGTCATAAACGGAAAGACAATTCCTATTCCGGTTGGTGACACTGCTTTATACTTTCCGACTCCAACTGATAACCAGTACCGCATATGGAGCGATGGACAAAAGAGCAACGTACGATATAAAGTATTCAATTACCCTACTGGAGATCCGGCTGATTTCTCGCAGGATGATTACTATAAATCCGCATACCAAACAACGAACTCAACAACAAGGACCTGGCTGCCCGTATGGAAATTCAAAGATGCGAATACTGTTTATAATGAAAACAATTCGGCTTCTGGAACACGTGACATCTATATCTATAGATTAGCTGAAACCTACCTGATTGCGGCTGAAGCTGCAGTGAAAAAAGGCGATAATGCAAATGCGCTTACTTATTTGAACAGAATACGTGCCCGGGCAGAGAAAGTAGCCGGCGCGTTACAAAAAAACGAAACTGTTACCTTAGACGATATACTTGACGAAAGGGCAAAGGAATTATTTGGAGAAGTGCCAAGGTGGAATGATCTGCAGAGAACTGGTAAACTTTCGGAGCGGGTTTTGAAATATAATTGGGATGTGACGCATATAACAGGTGGCGTACAAACCCTAATGACACCAGGCAATGCAAAATTCAACCTGCGTCCTCTGCCCATACAATGGATCAATCTTTTGACCAATAAAGAAGGTGTCCAACAAAATCCGGGATGGTAA
- a CDS encoding right-handed parallel beta-helix repeat-containing protein has protein sequence MLLFTWASIACKKGTIEQQSTQTPEATRYKTTAIVNVPLGGNIQHAIDQVSASGGGTVNLASGTYNITSPLKIKSNVTLNGSGNATTTINGGNFNVIQQNNEGLTNVTIQNLKVTGVQSISCYGILIESLNIFHTNVAINNVQVTSVGMGVHLKRVNGVTITNCNFHDNAGPGKEMYFHNLYIRSCQNVNVSSTQVNHSTTGNGMNFSYCTSVTVSNCTANDNYFRGIRAADSDGFKVKDCTINGNGNVGLIMNQEAGLVTKNIELNHNIVNNNAKGGIQVLQGSTGSVVNNTATGNSLFNYSIASGITQSNNN, from the coding sequence GTGCTTTTATTTACATGGGCTTCGATAGCCTGCAAAAAAGGAACTATTGAGCAGCAAAGCACACAAACACCAGAAGCGACCAGGTATAAAACAACTGCTATTGTAAACGTCCCTTTAGGAGGAAACATTCAGCACGCAATTGACCAGGTTTCTGCAAGTGGTGGTGGCACGGTAAATCTTGCGTCGGGAACCTACAACATTACCAGTCCCCTTAAGATAAAAAGCAATGTGACGCTAAATGGTTCCGGCAACGCCACTACTACCATAAACGGAGGGAATTTCAATGTTATTCAACAAAATAACGAAGGTTTGACCAATGTAACTATTCAAAACTTGAAAGTTACCGGCGTACAGTCAATCAGTTGCTATGGTATTCTGATCGAATCTCTAAACATTTTTCACACCAATGTAGCGATAAACAATGTGCAGGTTACCTCGGTAGGTATGGGCGTACATTTGAAAAGGGTAAACGGAGTAACAATTACAAATTGTAATTTCCATGACAATGCTGGACCGGGCAAGGAGATGTACTTTCACAATCTCTATATTCGCTCTTGCCAAAACGTCAATGTCAGCTCAACTCAGGTAAATCATTCCACTACGGGTAACGGTATGAATTTTTCCTATTGCACCTCGGTGACTGTAAGTAATTGTACTGCAAATGATAATTATTTCAGAGGAATACGGGCTGCAGATTCAGATGGGTTCAAAGTAAAGGACTGTACCATTAATGGTAATGGAAATGTAGGACTGATCATGAATCAGGAAGCCGGGCTTGTCACCAAGAACATTGAGTTAAATCATAACATTGTGAACAACAACGCAAAAGGTGGCATCCAGGTATTGCAGGGTTCTACAGGCTCTGTAGTCAATAATACAGCCACCGGCAATTCTTTGTTCAACTATAGCATTGCAAGCGGCATAACCCAGTCAAATAACAACTGA
- a CDS encoding fumarylacetoacetate hydrolase family protein: MKLIRYGNAGKERAGVIHNGKLLDTSPFAKTYDEAFFESDGLVRLKEYVKANHNRLAHIGKTERLGCPVARPSKIVCIGLNYADHARETNATVPTEPVIFFKSTTAVTGPNDEIIIPQNSVKTDWEVELAVVIGHKASYVTEAQAEHCIAGYLLHNDVSEREFQLERNGTWDKGKGCDTFAPLGPYLVTPDEIADVNNLRLWLRVNGKTMQDGTTANLIFKIPYLISYVSRFMTLLPGDIISTGTPAGVGLGFNPPVYLKPGDVVELGIDVLGTQKQTVRAYSK; this comes from the coding sequence ATGAAACTGATACGATACGGCAATGCCGGGAAAGAACGGGCCGGGGTTATACACAACGGAAAGCTTTTAGATACATCTCCATTTGCTAAAACTTATGATGAAGCATTTTTTGAAAGTGATGGCCTGGTACGCCTTAAAGAATACGTTAAAGCTAATCATAATCGTCTGGCCCACATCGGTAAAACCGAAAGGTTAGGCTGCCCGGTGGCAAGGCCATCAAAAATAGTGTGTATCGGCCTTAACTACGCCGATCATGCCCGCGAAACCAATGCAACGGTACCCACCGAGCCGGTCATCTTTTTTAAAAGCACAACCGCTGTTACCGGCCCCAATGATGAGATCATTATTCCTCAAAACTCGGTAAAAACCGATTGGGAGGTTGAACTGGCCGTGGTAATAGGTCATAAGGCATCGTACGTAACCGAAGCGCAGGCCGAACATTGCATAGCCGGATATTTACTGCACAATGATGTATCCGAACGCGAGTTTCAGTTAGAGCGTAACGGAACCTGGGATAAAGGCAAGGGCTGCGATACTTTTGCGCCGCTTGGCCCGTACCTGGTAACGCCCGACGAAATTGCAGATGTAAATAATCTGCGTTTGTGGCTGAGAGTTAACGGGAAAACGATGCAGGATGGTACAACCGCTAACCTCATCTTCAAAATTCCTTACCTCATTTCTTACGTAAGCCGGTTTATGACCTTACTACCCGGCGATATTATATCTACAGGTACACCTGCCGGGGTTGGGCTGGGCTTTAACCCGCCCGTTTACTTAAAGCCCGGTGATGTTGTGGAATTGGGTATTGACGTTTTAGGAACCCAGAAACAAACGGTTCGTGCTTACAGCAAATAA